One window from the genome of Deltaproteobacteria bacterium encodes:
- a CDS encoding UbiA family prenyltransferase → MTGENGTGSPEEQGGRSMAWMQLLRLPNLLTVPGDAIAGFAAASTLTGATLDSGLALAIGAGLCLYMFGLVTNDVLDLAEDQRDRPSRPLPSGLVPVTHAYAAAAALGLSGVVLAFFAGPLAGYTALALSCAVVLYNALFKNIPVAGPLVMGLCRGLNVMLGAAATLPDSAFSTPVLLSALLVSCYIAALTAIAARETEAFRGRMIRFLPVCAAALGLAAIWSFLQPPEGDDIVPAGVLTACALLWPSFMATSLSDGAPPQIIQQVIGGLIRNLLFLEAALVAFFRPDLLYLSAALLLAFPISRRISRRFYAS, encoded by the coding sequence GTGACCGGGGAAAACGGAACAGGCTCCCCGGAAGAACAGGGTGGGCGATCGATGGCCTGGATGCAGCTTCTGCGGCTCCCCAACCTTTTAACGGTTCCGGGCGACGCAATTGCAGGGTTCGCGGCGGCAAGCACCTTAACGGGCGCGACCCTGGATTCCGGGCTGGCCCTTGCCATCGGCGCGGGCCTTTGCCTTTACATGTTCGGGCTTGTGACCAACGACGTGCTGGACCTTGCCGAAGACCAGCGGGACCGGCCCTCGCGCCCGCTTCCTTCGGGGCTTGTTCCCGTGACCCACGCCTATGCGGCGGCGGCGGCCCTGGGGCTTTCCGGCGTCGTCCTGGCTTTTTTCGCAGGGCCGCTGGCAGGCTATACCGCCCTGGCCCTTTCCTGCGCCGTGGTTCTGTATAACGCCCTTTTCAAAAATATCCCCGTGGCCGGCCCGCTTGTCATGGGCCTGTGCAGGGGCCTCAACGTGATGCTTGGAGCCGCAGCCACCCTGCCCGACTCTGCTTTTTCAACGCCGGTCCTTCTGTCCGCCCTTCTGGTTTCCTGCTACATAGCGGCTCTCACGGCAATCGCCGCAAGGGAGACGGAAGCCTTCCGGGGCCGGATGATAAGATTTCTGCCAGTTTGCGCCGCCGCCCTGGGCCTTGCCGCCATCTGGAGCTTTCTTCAGCCCCCGGAGGGCGACGACATTGTTCCGGCGGGAGTGCTCACGGCATGTGCGCTTCTGTGGCCATCCTTCATGGCCACCAGCCTTTCGGACGGAGCGCCACCCCAAATAATTCAGCAGGTCATAGGCGGCCTCATAAGGAACCTTCTTTTTCTGGAAGCCGCCCTTGTGGCTTTTTTCCGGCCCGATCTTCTGTACCTGTCAGCGGCCCTTCT